A segment of the Leptospira barantonii genome:
GCACTTCGGTTTATACGCGCCTCCGAGTATTTCCTCCGGAAACGTCTACAACGACGATTTGAAGATCGAGGAAGTCGACGTCTCGCCGTAAACGAATTCGTATTTTAGAATTTTTATATATTCGAAAAGGGTTGAATTCTATTTTATTCCCAGCCGAGTTCTTCGCGGAGCTGGTTCATTCTCCGTCGATTGGCGAGAAAATCGAAAAGACCCAAAATGGATTCGGAACGGATCTGAACCGTTTTTGAATTCTCCTCAAAGAGAAATTCCACCGTGTCCGGAAAATGAAAGACCCTCGTATAAAATCTGGTTTTGATATAGTATCCTTCCACTTCCAAAACGCTGACACGGTCCGCGGCTTCCAGCTT
Coding sequences within it:
- a CDS encoding DUF1499 domain-containing protein; this encodes MVETALIILLCCTTLVGPRTGVYEQELNYCSPRPNCVSSQSYRYNLLHHIEPFRYTEEKEEAFQKLKQKLEAADRVSVLEVEGYYIKTRFYTRVFHFPDTVEFLFEENSKTVQIRSESILGLFDFLANRRRMNQLREELGWE